AAAAATTTAAATTTGACTCAAAAATTTAAGAGCTAAAGGGCGGAGTTCCCAAAACTAACAAACTGCAAAAGAATACAAACTATGGATTGAAACGCACTAAATTTCAGTGAAAATTGTTGGCAAGTGTCAATATGATATTAATTATTATGGACGTGTCTTCAATTTCTCCATTATTGCCTTCTTCTTTTACTTTACTCTTCTGATATCTTTTTCTGCTTGTGAAAAATAATTGATGAAATTTTTTGATATCTAGAAACCTTCAATTCAGAGAAGATTTTATTGAAAATATTTCTGCAAAGGAAGATATTGGATCTCAATTTTCGTCTTAAAGTATGTTGATTCCCTCCCTTCTTTATTTTCTAAGTTTTCCACTTGTTCCAATTTAAAAGTTTTTGAAGGTTATCGAATTTAAAATAAAGTTTGAAATATCATGTTTTTTAACTTcggttattttatttttcttgttgttGGTACTGCTTCTAGACTTTCCCACTATCGTTTTGCCTCTTAATGATTATTGGAGTTAtgcttttcttgagccgagggtctatcgaaaacagtcTTTTTTATCTTACAAAAGTAGGAATAAGATGTACGTATACGCTATCTTCCTCATATCTCACTTGTGTATTTCAGTGAATATGTTGTTATAATTGTTCTCTTGTAattaaatttaaaacaagtaatccaaaaaatgaaaagtgtCGGGCTTTTTAAGTGGGAATGGAACTCAATCTTATAGCAAGAAAAGACCGCAAGACGATGTGGTTAgggaaaatgacattgtatagttactctcaaaataataatatttCGACTGCGAGTTAAAAATGATTTCTGCCCCATATAAAACacttaaaagaagaaaatgaaagataaaaataaaaccaaaaaatagagaaaaggaaaaaaaaaataacgAAAAGACATAAAGGCGAACTTACCCCTATGCCCTTTTATGTTTCTAGTGGAATAGtttatccaaaaaaaaataaaaaaaattctttttttttcggaaattcttttttaaaatgtgtttgtccataaaattttgcaactttttgaattttttaaaaatgagtttttcaaaaacCAACAAATGATTCTGACCACTTTTTCAAATTGTCGGAAAAACTTTTTTCTCCACTCATAAAACTCAGGGGCGAAGCCACATGCTTGAAAGGGTGCTCAACTGACCACCCTTCGTCGGAAAATTATACTgagtatataggtaaaatattaggttttatagatatatacatatattgaATACTCTTTGTCggaattttttttcatttgaacACCCTTGAAAAAGTTTCTGGCATCGCCACTGATAAAACTACAATAAGTTTTCAGGTGAAATGCAAGTCTAAACGTAATTTTaaatttcaaatattatttttcaacttaattccaaatactttttttttaattataatctTTATGTCCAAACGTCTACTAAGACTAACTCTTTTATTATTTGCAGAGATTTGACGAAGTTGTAGGTAAAGAATGGAAGTATCTGAGAATAACAGTGTTGACTATTGTAAAATCAATTTAGAAGCAGAACCTTCAAAATACCATTCAATTTCTTCATCAAGTAGGCAAAATACTTCTGCATTTTCACTAACCTTAGATGAATTTCAAAGCAAGAAGAGAAGAAATTATGGGTCTATGAATTTAGATGACCTACTCAATAATTTTTGGGACAATGAAGGAAATCAAGTTACTCCCAATTCAAATCAAGATATCCCAACAAAAGAAGGTAACATATATTTGTAACCTTTTCACTTTACCCTTGCTTTTTTATTTCCTTGGTGTTCGGCCTGCTCGCGTGCACCTTAACTAATTTCATGGAATATTTTTCACGTTTCATCAACACATCTATTAGGTAATTCTGTCCATCAAAGTTTAGACAAATGAGAAGAATTACCTAATAATATTTTTATTCCATTGATATTTAAACGTGACACCTCATGATTTGAGATCCACTTTATTGACCTCTGAGTCACatttccaattttttttaaaacttttcatCCCTATTTTAATCCCCACTTTAGAAGCATTTTTTTCATAAGAATGATACATTTACTATTTAAAAAGTCAAATGTTGTTGTTTTAGTGCAATTTTTTAAAAcactttaatttatttattttgcgGCATGAATTCGGATTGATCGAGGTTCCAATATGGATATTTTATTAGGATTTTGCCCTAAATTTTAATCTATTAGGACTCTCTTTCTTGTAGGAAGGGAAAAAGACTACTAAAAGAAATAAATCTCTTATTagggtattttttttttaattaatattagtTTTTTAATCTCCTTTCTTATAAATATAGGTCaattaacactttaaatgatagtcacttttgatatatttttttattcctaATTTATCGTTACCAAAGTTTTCTTTATTAGCTTCCGTATGGACCATATTATTTCGATCCTACATATCAGACACCgaatagaaaacaaaaaaaattcaaaaattccaTGAAAACATTTGACCCGCGCAGGACAACATTCAAGGTATGATTTCCTCAGCCACTCAAAGTGTGCTGAAAATGGCAAAGGAGATGCTGATTCTTCTTCAACACATCATCAAATCTTTGAACAAGTTAATGGTGGTTTCATTAATGGACACCAGAATTCTGATCAAATCACTAcaacaaataaagaaaatattgaaAATTCCAACAGTGCATCAGATGTTAGTGAACCAATTAACAATAGCAGAAGAAGATCATCAAGTGTTTCATTAGAAGCAACAGTAATGGAGAAGAGACAACGTCGAATGATTAAGAACAGAGAGTCTGCTGCACGATCTAGAGCTAGAAAGCAGGTAACAACTTTTTCATCTTAATTTtgagcccgtttggcttagctgatttagagtagctgataagcataaggtgctgaaaaacacttttaagtgctgaagctgatttaaaaaataagcagttacgtgtttgaataaaagtgctgaaattaataataagtagCTGAAGAATTGGGTATACgaaaagttttgttttaaaaagaagtattttagggatagaatagtaaatattttggtcaaacctaaagtgcttataagctgaaatttaaTAAGTTagggggagaccaacttatgacttttggcttatttttggcttataagcacttttaatttgcGTAGATAAACCAAAAAatgcttataagccagtttgaccagcttataagctaaGCCAAACACTCTCTTTGTCTCAAATTATTCACTCGAAAATGACGGGAGCGCCTAGCTCCCGGAGCAAAGCTCATTTTCCTTTCAGAGTAAAACGGCACATAAATAAGGGTTGAACCATCAAAAGTCAAgagattatttttaaaaataataattgatCAGCACTGTTTGTGATTAAAGCATATAGTTGATTGATAGTCGATTGAAATGATATTTTGTACCGTCAAAGTTTTAGAGAATGCTACAGGTTTTTTCAGTTATCCttccgtcccaatttatgtggcGGAGTCTGGATTTTGAGAATCAAACGAAATTTTTGTTTGACCgtaattttttctctttttaatgtTTTGAATCGTTAGTTAATTAATGTGATTTATAGTACTTTTTATGTAGTTTTCAAATATACAAATTTTGTTTCAAAAATTTAAAGATTCTATGTCCAAATTCACAATCTATGCACAAGTCTGAATCTTATTGATAAGTGAAAGCACGTGAAAGTTCTTTTTTAATGAAGGGTGACAATGAGATTTAAAGTcaggatttttattttattataatattATGTTGCATTATGTGATCATGCGATTAGCGGCGAagtcagaattttcatcaagaggtgtcaaaatataaataattagataCATCGAAAAATCAAGGGGAATCAACATAtagtaaatatatataaaataaaacaaaaaaactaACAATATAGTGTAATTTTCCGGCGAAGGAGTATCGCTTGACACCCCTTGGTTcaatgtggctccgccactgcATGCGATGAGTGGAGGTAATTTTTAAATCTCTTTGAAATCCTTAAACAATCCACGAGAATAAAAACAGTATTCTGTAACACAAATATGAAAAAGAAGAGTCCAATTTAGGATAATAAGAATATTATACAACAGTAATAAGAGTTTAAATTTTTCGATAAATGGTGAAGAAACCCAACCAAGGTTGGATTCATGGTATTACTTACAATAATAGTAAAAACCATAGTATAATgatcttgttttatttttttttcaatttgttGGTCTCTTATTACATTTAAACTTGGACTTTATTAAGTCCTTCCAAATTCGTTTTTGCTAATAAGTCCCTCCTAATTCAATAATATGATAGTTTTGACTTTTGATTGGTTGATGAAGTAAACTTTGGTATGATGCAGGCATATACAGCAGAATTGGAAATAGAACTCAATCGACTGAGAGAAGAGAATGAAAAACTCAAGTTACTTGTGGTAAGGTGAAAGATGAAAATATTATTAAGTTATATCATCATTAGTGTAAGTAATTTTATATGCTATCAGGTCACTAAAGAATATTTTTACAGgtaaattttcttaaaatttatGACTTATAATATTGAAAATAAGATAAATTACTTTGTTAAAACAAATAAAGGTGACCCCATGATATAAAAATCCTTACATCAGTGGCGAAATCAAGAATTTCTCCcagggtgttcaaacttgaaagaaataaaaaaaattccaacaaagggtattcaatatatattatatatctctaaaacctaatattttatctatatatacaatgtaattttGCGACGAAGGGTGgtcaatatatattatatacatctaaaacctaatattttacctatatatatatatatatatatatatatatatatatattgtaatttTATGATGaagggtggtcaattgaccacccttaCATGAGTATAACTTCGCTCTTGCCTTACACTGACGATATATATATCTTAAACTCttaaccaaaaaagaaaaagataaaaaataaattGGTATGAGTGTAATTATTAAATACACATATAGCACCTTTAATAATTATCActtactctttttctttttcttttttacatgGCCAAGGCTCAAGTTGCAACCAGAAGAAAAGATGAGGTATGACTATTTCCTTTATAAATATATTTGTAAAGAAATATGTTTTAAGATTAGTTGTAATTTAAATCcagttatttatttgtttgtttatagcTATCTTGTAATTTATTCATATGTCTTTGTGATGTATTAGGAGGAGAAAATGAAACAACCAACAAAAGCTCAATGGATTGCTAACAAACTGAGAAGACTTAGAAGGATGTCAAGTGTCTCATGGTGAATTAGCATAATTGTTTACAAGGATTGTAATGTTATTAACAATGTCTTTTTGACACAATTATTAGTCTTCTGTGTGCATGTAAGTTATTGCTTACATTTGGATTtacaaaataaagaaacaatttaTGTAGGTAGTTTTGATTGGGGAAAGCAAGTGTCACGAtccaatttaggatcatgaccggcgcttaggagcaagtgTCCCTAAATAAGCTTTATCGGTATTTTGcagaaaatcggacagagttttCCCTATTTTAGAACTATCCAAAAGTTTACCCTGTCTCAAAAATCAGTAACAAAACCAACCTATATCGACCAAATATCTCATAATTTTCATCAACTAATCAAACAGCTATTCACCACTATTAATCAATCACTTGCAACACGGTAATCTTAACTTCATCTCCAAAATACTATGAGAGAATCTAATACTAGTCATGGGTCTAATAATGAACAaatactcatgacactaataAAATGaatatggagcgactctaagagttcaaaaGGAGAGAAATAAACTCTTCGCCCACGTGAACAAATGCGGGGCTCACCAGGAACTATCAACTCGTGtactctaattaacgaaatccttGCTCGCGTTAACTGTTGtttctataaaaaataatagcGGGGAGTGAGTCGCTAACTCAGTGaataataacacttaaccacaaccgtttttaattggggacaagtcagaaaacatgcttgTATAATAATCACTTAATAAAATGCCTTTTTTTAAAACGGTAATAATAATCAATCTCATCATGTGTTTCCTATAACAAAATCAATTTAACAATTCATTAATAAACTCAGTAAATATTGTGTCATAGCAAATCTTTATATTTGGGAGGTTTCAGAAAAGGATCATGTAATCTGTATTACTGTGTGGACCCCTTCGTAAAAAGAGTCAAATATAACTGcaggtccctactcgagggaaaactGTAACTGTGTGCTAGTTCTCCCTTCCCACTAGTGAGGGCTATAACTGTTCTCGGTAATcggtaaatacaaggtgcaccaggtctaacgaattcgccattagctacgggatccttcaaagtctcctcCCATCTATACTTGTCTTTGTAATCAGTAAATACTCGTaggaaagcattttcaaaatagtacagggcatttcaattctTGTCAAATCATGTAATCCCATTTCGGTAATAGTAATCATATTTCAAATAGCAGTAAAAACATGTCTAGTAACAGTGAGAATATTTTAAATAACTATAGATCTCTCAAGTAAACTGTTCGGTACCATATCAAGTaaaggacttgtcccacatgcaaatttcaaatattcggtaacaccttttattttcaaaataatgtataaaccatgcaggttatgaaaatacaaattacggtaagattactactcacagtactcgtgtCGAAATACCAAGCGTGTCACCTCGAGCAGTCCATAAGACTCATTCAACTACCTATATTATCACAAAATCGGTCTATATATCAGCTTCGTGAACAATTAACATAACTAGTCTTATCATGACATTCCCTCCTTTTTTTTCCTCAGAAATATAGCTACTGATTCTCTGTTAATCAATTTAGTAGTACCTAAATCAATAGGAACTACAATTTTCTAattattcttatttatttatttattttgaattgATACCATGATACTTCTATATACAGAGACAAGGTAAAAAGAACTGATTTAAAAGGATTGTATTCATGTTCTTACGTTGTGCTTTATAAGCACTAGTGGTTCTTCATTAGGCTAGATTATTTGttatgaaattaataaaataCTTATTCATCTAATTCAAAATTCATATTTGTGCTAAATCAAAAGTAACTtatcttttcttgtttctaattAACGAAACAACCGTTAAATGGGCTAGGTTGAGTAAATTTTTACTTACCTTGTTCTTCCCCACTTTATAAATTCCTTCAACGAGAATAGATAGAACCTTCTTGTCTTTTTCCTTCTACTGTGTTGAATAGCTTCTGCCGAAGCTTGATATGCTTCAATACCTAACCCTTCCTTTTGTTTATCTTGATTCCATGAGTTTTCCCTTCCCTTAATCCCTTTTAATTTGATTAGAATTTCACCCAAATCTCCTTTCTCTATTTGTTTACTGCGTACCCTTTCCTTcagccctttttttcttttttttcatctttggcCAGATTAAAATCTGGTGGGTTTCGGCCCTTCTTGTGCATTTcacttttttttagtttattaaATGACTACTATATCCTTGTTTAAAATTATGGGATATTAAATCCTCCCCACCTTATAAAATTCGGTCCCTGAATTTAACTCAAGTACGCACCTGTAGACTGAAATAAATGAGAATATTTGACGCGCATATCATCTTCTACTTCCCAAGTAGTTCTTCAATGGTATGATTTCTTCATAAGACTTTAACAACACAATTTCTTTTGATCGTAACTTTCTTATTTATCTGTCAGCAGTAGCGATTGACTCTTCGTCATAAGTTAACTTCTCATCATATAGTATAATTGGTGCTTCATGCACATGGGAGGAGTCTAAtatactttttttttatatagaaTAAAGATATGAAATACTAGATAATAAAAGCAATAACTCAGAACTAAACGGTAAGCGACGACTCCCATCA
This genomic stretch from Nicotiana sylvestris chromosome 9, ASM39365v2, whole genome shotgun sequence harbors:
- the LOC104224948 gene encoding ABSCISIC ACID-INSENSITIVE 5-like protein 1, with product MEVSENNSVDYCKINLEAEPSKYHSISSSSRQNTSAFSLTLDEFQSKKRRNYGSMNLDDLLNNFWDNEGNQVTPNSNQDIPTKEGQHSRYDFLSHSKCAENGKGDADSSSTHHQIFEQVNGGFINGHQNSDQITTTNKENIENSNSASDVSEPINNSRRRSSSVSLEATVMEKRQRRMIKNRESAARSRARKQAYTAELEIELNRLREENEKLKLLVAQVATRRKDEEEKMKQPTKAQWIANKLRRLRRMSSVSW